In one window of Chitinivibrionales bacterium DNA:
- a CDS encoding AAA domain-containing protein, whose translation MAVDIAQLNERIAEQSGFVSALKTEMRKVIVGQSRMVERLLIGMLTKGHILLEGVPGLAKTLSVSTLSKIVDTSFQRIQFTPDLLPADLIGTLVYNQKTGEFVPKKGPVFANIILADEINRAPAKVQSALLESMQERQVTIGDTTYELPTPFLVLATQNPIEQEGTYPLPEAQVDRFMLKLKIDYPTRGEEREILSRMGDGIVPKVTKVISVDQILKAGTVVNEIYMDPKVEEYIVNLVFATRKPKENGLAEIDGLIEYGASPRATLYLSRAARAHAFIRGRGYVTPEDIKAIGMDVLRHRVIITYEAEAENISSEDIVQKIFDGVEVP comes from the coding sequence ATGGCTGTTGATATTGCTCAACTGAATGAAAGAATTGCAGAGCAAAGCGGTTTTGTATCGGCCCTGAAGACTGAAATGCGGAAAGTAATTGTCGGGCAATCCCGGATGGTCGAGCGTCTTCTTATCGGCATGCTCACCAAGGGACATATTCTTCTTGAAGGTGTTCCCGGTCTGGCTAAGACGCTTTCTGTTTCAACATTGTCTAAAATAGTTGATACAAGTTTTCAACGTATTCAGTTTACTCCCGACCTTCTTCCCGCCGATTTGATCGGTACGCTGGTGTACAACCAGAAAACCGGTGAATTTGTTCCTAAAAAAGGTCCGGTGTTTGCCAATATTATCCTTGCGGATGAAATAAACCGCGCCCCGGCAAAGGTACAGAGTGCGTTACTTGAATCCATGCAGGAACGTCAGGTCACCATCGGTGACACAACCTATGAACTACCAACACCCTTTTTAGTTCTTGCCACCCAGAACCCGATTGAACAGGAGGGCACCTATCCCCTTCCCGAGGCACAGGTTGACCGGTTTATGCTGAAGCTCAAGATCGATTATCCTACCAGGGGAGAAGAACGTGAAATTCTGTCACGGATGGGTGACGGCATTGTTCCCAAAGTAACCAAGGTGATATCCGTCGATCAGATTCTGAAAGCCGGCACGGTTGTGAATGAAATTTATATGGACCCAAAGGTAGAAGAATATATTGTCAACCTGGTTTTTGCCACCCGCAAGCCCAAAGAAAACGGACTTGCAGAGATTGATGGTCTGATCGAGTACGGAGCATCGCCCCGGGCAACCCTCTATCTCAGCCGTGCGGCGCGAGCCCATGCCTTTATTCGCGGTCGAGGGTATGTTACTCCCGAAGATATTAAAGCGATTGGTATGGATGTTTTACGTCATCGTGTTATAATTACCTATGAGGCCGAGGCCGAAAATATCAGCTCCGAAGATATTGTTCAGAAAATTTTTGACGGTGTTGAAGTTCCATGA
- a CDS encoding STAS domain-containing protein, whose product MELSVKELGKFKIIKVAGRVDWENARLLDKEIHQIVDDGFCHIAFNLDEVTFICSGGIGALVYNLNKVKKMGGAIYIISSNEYVNYIFETLKFDIVFDGFLFDTHENFTEQVLEQNN is encoded by the coding sequence ATGGAGCTTTCGGTCAAGGAACTCGGCAAATTCAAGATAATCAAAGTCGCCGGTCGTGTAGACTGGGAAAATGCCAGGCTGCTCGACAAAGAGATACATCAGATAGTGGACGACGGATTTTGTCATATTGCTTTTAACCTTGATGAAGTTACTTTTATTTGCAGCGGTGGCATCGGGGCCCTGGTGTATAACCTCAATAAAGTTAAAAAGATGGGTGGAGCTATCTATATCATTTCCTCCAATGAATACGTCAATTATATTTTCGAAACACTCAAGTTTGATATCGTTTTTGACGGTTTTCTCTTTGATACCCACGAAAATTTTACCGAACAAGTACTTGAGCAGAATAATTAA
- a CDS encoding mannose-6-phosphate isomerase, whose translation MLPPLLFDPIYKEKIWGGNKLALLLNKDISPQAKIGESWEISGFGNDISRVAEGPLMGTSLNDLFMQHRNELIGEINSFDTFPLLYKFIDAQDQLSVQVHPNDLQAQSNGWGSFGKTECWYVAHAEPGTQMIVGFNSPVSSEEIEESVHKESLPELLNYVDVRQGDVLFIPAGTVHATLKGAVLFEIQETSDTTFRFYDWGRNDPNRPLHITESLGVVDTFFHDRHKIPPVTYNCIKEISCRYRVACRYFSMIEYHFDSSAEYVVPSRKSFQVLTVLDGNPRITSEAGQQYYRKGQNILIPAACNKTVISSESGTRIVNTWVPDLRHDVIEPLQQQDVSNEAIRQLGGNPERNDLNGLI comes from the coding sequence ATGCTACCACCATTACTTTTTGACCCCATATACAAAGAAAAAATCTGGGGCGGCAACAAGCTTGCCCTCCTGCTGAACAAAGATATTTCGCCACAGGCAAAAATCGGCGAATCCTGGGAAATATCGGGATTCGGTAATGACATTTCCCGGGTTGCTGAAGGTCCTTTAATGGGAACATCCCTGAATGACCTGTTCATGCAGCACCGGAATGAGCTGATTGGAGAAATCAATTCATTCGACACCTTTCCTTTGCTGTATAAATTTATCGATGCTCAGGACCAGTTGTCAGTCCAGGTCCACCCCAACGATTTACAGGCACAGTCCAACGGATGGGGTAGTTTCGGAAAAACCGAGTGCTGGTATGTTGCCCATGCAGAACCCGGCACGCAGATGATCGTTGGTTTTAACAGCCCGGTTTCAAGTGAGGAAATTGAAGAAAGCGTGCATAAGGAATCATTGCCCGAGTTGCTGAATTATGTGGATGTTCGGCAGGGTGATGTTCTCTTTATTCCGGCAGGCACTGTTCACGCGACCTTAAAAGGCGCCGTTCTCTTCGAAATCCAGGAAACATCCGACACAACATTCAGGTTTTATGACTGGGGACGCAACGATCCGAACCGTCCTTTGCATATCACCGAATCACTCGGTGTGGTTGATACTTTTTTCCACGATCGTCATAAAATCCCCCCTGTGACTTACAACTGCATAAAAGAGATCAGTTGTCGATATCGTGTTGCATGCCGTTACTTTTCAATGATCGAATATCACTTCGATTCATCGGCCGAATATGTGGTGCCTTCACGAAAATCCTTTCAGGTACTGACGGTGCTTGATGGTAATCCCCGGATTACTTCAGAAGCCGGGCAACAATATTACCGCAAGGGGCAGAATATTCTGATACCGGCCGCCTGTAATAAAACAGTGATTTCTTCAGAGTCAGGTACACGCATTGTGAATACCTGGGTACCCGATTTACGGCATGATGTAATTGAACCGCTGCAGCAGCAGGATGTATCAAATGAAGCTATCAGGCAACTCGGCGGAAACCCCGAACGCAACGATCTTAACGGTCTGATATAA
- the nadA gene encoding quinolinate synthase NadA, which yields MIKNSDEILRLKNDLNAVILAHTYQPGEVQDIADFVGDSYGLSAKASNIEAEVIVFCGVLFMAETAAILNPQKKVVLSSPNAGCPMADMITAPELVELKKKYPDYMVLCYVNSPAEVKAESDICCTSSNALKIVRQIPEEKGIIFVPDKHLGSYVQEQTGHEMVLWEGFCPTHARITPAMVRAAQEEHPQACSMIHPEAPKECRDLCDKVFSTGQMCDFVAVDNNTEYIIGTEFGIIHTLKKRNPQKRFSPLSNQITCPNMRQGSFDATLAALKGEGGLLVSVPPEVADRARGSLQRMLEMSA from the coding sequence ATGATAAAAAACAGCGATGAAATTCTCCGGCTTAAAAATGATTTGAATGCAGTAATACTCGCACACACCTATCAGCCCGGTGAAGTGCAGGATATTGCCGATTTTGTTGGTGATTCCTATGGCCTCAGTGCAAAGGCATCCAACATTGAGGCAGAGGTTATTGTTTTTTGCGGTGTGCTTTTCATGGCCGAGACGGCGGCAATCCTCAACCCCCAAAAAAAAGTAGTCCTGTCCTCGCCTAATGCTGGCTGTCCCATGGCCGATATGATCACCGCACCTGAACTTGTGGAGTTGAAGAAAAAGTATCCCGACTATATGGTCCTCTGCTATGTAAATTCACCGGCCGAGGTAAAAGCAGAATCCGATATATGCTGTACCAGTTCCAATGCCTTGAAAATAGTCCGGCAGATTCCTGAGGAAAAAGGCATTATTTTTGTTCCCGACAAGCATCTTGGCTCTTATGTCCAGGAACAGACCGGCCATGAAATGGTCCTGTGGGAAGGTTTTTGTCCTACTCATGCCAGAATCACTCCCGCAATGGTTCGTGCAGCACAAGAAGAACACCCACAGGCATGCAGCATGATTCACCCTGAAGCCCCGAAAGAATGTCGCGACCTCTGCGACAAGGTCTTTTCAACCGGCCAGATGTGTGATTTTGTTGCCGTCGACAACAATACCGAATATATAATCGGTACCGAATTCGGAATTATTCACACTCTGAAAAAGCGGAATCCTCAAAAACGCTTCTCTCCATTATCGAATCAGATTACCTGCCCCAACATGCGACAAGGCAGCTTTGATGCAACTCTTGCGGCACTCAAAGGAGAAGGTGGCCTCCTGGTTTCGGTACCTCCGGAAGTTGCCGACAGGGCGCGAGGGTCGCTGCAGCGCATGCTCGAAATGAGTGCCTGA
- the nifS gene encoding cysteine desulfurase NifS, producing MKTIYLDNNATTMTAPEVVEAMMPFFGEYFGNPSSIHKFGGSVRKYVDRAREEVASLLKAKPDEIFFTSCGSESDNQALKGFLKKHKSKTRIITSAVEHPAVLNTCRLLREEGVSVKEISVDENGMLNMDEFYHAQIDEDTLVSIMWANNETGVLFPIRELSEYVKSKGGTFHTDAVQAVGKLSIDMSAIPVDILALSGHKLHAPKGVGAIYIREGTAVAPLITGGHQEDGMRAGTENVPYIAGLGKACELAAGTLQEETVQESKLRDKLEKALLEQCPGAKLNGHPEKRLPNTTNISFEFIEGEAILLMLDEHGIAASSGSACTTGSLEPSHVMRAMGIPYTFAHSSTRFSLSRYTTEEEIDKVIEVMPGIVKRLRELSPFVK from the coding sequence ATGAAAACAATCTATCTTGATAACAATGCAACAACCATGACGGCCCCTGAAGTTGTTGAGGCAATGATGCCTTTTTTCGGAGAATATTTTGGAAATCCATCGAGTATCCACAAATTCGGTGGTTCGGTACGAAAGTATGTCGACAGAGCTCGTGAGGAGGTCGCCTCCCTTCTCAAGGCCAAACCGGATGAGATATTTTTTACCAGCTGTGGCTCGGAGAGCGATAACCAGGCTTTGAAAGGTTTTTTAAAAAAGCACAAATCCAAAACCAGAATTATAACCTCGGCAGTGGAGCACCCGGCCGTGCTCAACACCTGCCGTTTGTTGCGTGAAGAAGGCGTTTCGGTAAAAGAGATATCCGTCGATGAGAACGGCATGTTGAATATGGATGAATTTTATCACGCTCAGATTGATGAAGATACGCTTGTAAGCATAATGTGGGCCAACAACGAAACCGGCGTATTATTCCCGATACGGGAACTGAGTGAGTATGTTAAATCAAAGGGCGGCACATTTCATACCGATGCCGTACAGGCTGTCGGCAAACTATCGATCGACATGAGCGCTATTCCGGTTGACATCCTTGCGCTCTCCGGCCATAAGCTCCACGCACCCAAGGGAGTTGGTGCTATTTACATACGTGAAGGTACCGCTGTGGCGCCCCTGATTACCGGCGGGCACCAGGAAGATGGCATGCGCGCCGGCACCGAAAATGTACCCTACATAGCCGGATTGGGAAAAGCGTGTGAACTTGCCGCCGGCACCTTGCAGGAAGAAACCGTACAGGAAAGCAAGCTTCGGGATAAACTCGAAAAGGCACTTCTTGAACAGTGCCCCGGAGCAAAACTCAACGGCCATCCGGAAAAACGGCTTCCAAACACAACAAATATCAGTTTCGAATTTATTGAGGGTGAAGCAATTCTTCTCATGCTCGATGAACACGGAATCGCAGCATCTTCAGGTTCGGCCTGCACGACCGGTTCTCTGGAACCCTCCCATGTCATGCGCGCGATGGGGATCCCCTATACCTTCGCTCACAGTTCGACCAGATTCAGCCTGAGCAGGTATACGACCGAAGAGGAAATCGATAAAGTTATCGAGGTGATGCCCGGAATCGTGAAACGACTGAGAGAACTCTCTCCCTTTGTGAAATAG